Genomic segment of Vicinamibacterales bacterium:
TGAACGTGCTCGACCTTCCTGGTCCCGTCGGGCCGGAACTTGATGCTGGCGCGGCGGGCCTGGAATGCCATCGTATTGCTGCAGGACGAAATCTCGCGATAGGTCTTCTGGCTCGGCAGCCAGACCTCGATGTCGTAGGTCTTCGCCGACGCGAAGCCCATGTCGCCGGTGCAGAGGACCATCGTTCGATACGGCAGCTCGAGGCGCTTCAGCACTTCCTCGGCGTTGGCGGTCAACGACTCCAGCTCGTCGAACGACTGCTCTGGCGTCGTGAACTTCACCAGCTCGACCTTGTCGAACTGATGCTGACGGATGAGGCCGCGGACATCGGCGCCGTAGGAGCCGGCTTCGCTCCTGAAGCACGGCGTGTAGGCGGTATAGCGCAGCGGCAGCTGCCGGCCGTCGAGAATCTCCGTCCGGTGCAGATTAGTGAGCGGCACTTCCGCCGTCGGGATCAGGAACAGATCCCAGTCGCCGGCGATCTTGAAGAGATCCTGCTCGAACTTCGGCAGGTTGCCGGTGCCGCGCAGCGCGTCGCCGTTGACGAGAAACGGCGGTACGAACTCGGTATAGCCGTGCTCGCGCGTGTGGAGATCGAGCATGAAGTTGATGAGCGCGCGTTCGAGCCGGGCGCCGGCGCCGCGCAGCACCGAGAAGCGCGCCCCCGACATGCGCGTGGCACGGTCGAAGTCGATGATGCCGAGCGCGGGGCCGAGATCCCAGTGCGGCTTCGGCTCGAAGCCGAACGCCCGAGGCGCGCCCCAGCGGCGCACTTCCTGGTTGTCGTCGCTGCCGCGGCCGAGCGGCACGGACGCATGCGGCAGGTTGGGCACTGTCATCAACAGATCGGCGCGCTGCCGCTCGACCTCGTCAAGCTCCGTCTCGAGCTCCTTGATCCGTTGACCGCGAGCCTTGTTGGCGGCAAACACGTCCGAGACGTCGCGCCCTTCGCGCTTGGCGCGCCCGATCGCCTCACCCGACGCGTTCTGATCCCGCTTCAGCCCTTCGACTTCTGGAATCAGCGTCTTGCGGCGCGCATCCAGCGCCGCGAACGGC
This window contains:
- the serS gene encoding serine--tRNA ligase, giving the protein MLDPAYVRDHADAVRRGLQARGLDPDAVLEPFAALDARRKTLIPEVEGLKRDQNASGEAIGRAKREGRDVSDVFAANKARGQRIKELETELDEVERQRADLLMTVPNLPHASVPLGRGSDDNQEVRRWGAPRAFGFEPKPHWDLGPALGIIDFDRATRMSGARFSVLRGAGARLERALINFMLDLHTREHGYTEFVPPFLVNGDALRGTGNLPKFEQDLFKIAGDWDLFLIPTAEVPLTNLHRTEILDGRQLPLRYTAYTPCFRSEAGSYGADVRGLIRQHQFDKVELVKFTTPEQSFDELESLTANAEEVLKRLELPYRTMVLCTGDMGFASAKTYDIEVWLPSQKTYREISSCSNTMAFQARRASIKFRPDGTRKVEHVHTLNGSGLAVGRTLIAILENYQEQDGSVTIPAALRPFMGGLEKISA